From the genome of Mastomys coucha isolate ucsf_1 unplaced genomic scaffold, UCSF_Mcou_1 pScaffold6, whole genome shotgun sequence, one region includes:
- the Psmc1 gene encoding 26S proteasome regulatory subunit 4 codes for MGQSQSGGHGPGGGKKDDKDKKKKYEPPVPTRVGKKKKKTKGPDAASKLPLVTPHTQCRLKLLKLERIKDYLLMEEEFIRNQEQMKPLEEKQEEERSKVDDLRGTPMSVGTLEEIIDDNHAIVSTSVGSEHYVSILSFVDKDLLEPGCSVLLNHKVHAVIGVLMDDTDPLVTVMKVEKAPQETYADIGGLDNQIQEIKESVELPLTHPEYYEEMGIKPPKGVILYGPPGTGKTLLAKAVANQTSATFLRVVGSELIQKYLGDGPKLVRELFRVAEEHAPSIVFIDEIDAIGTKRYDSNSGGEREIQRTMLELLNQLDGFDSRGDVKVIMATNRIETLDPALIRPGRIDRKIEFPLPDEKTKKRIFQIHTSRMTLADDVTLDDLIMAKDDLSGADIKAICTEAGLMALRERRMKVTNEDFKKSKENVLYKKQEGTPEGLYL; via the exons ATG GGTCAAAGTCAGAGTGGTGGTCACGGTCCTGGGGGTGGCAAGAAGGATGACAAG gacaagaaaaagaaatacgaACCTCCTGTCCCAACTAGagtgggaaaaaagaagaagaaaacgaAGGGACCAGATGCTGCCAGCAAACTGCCACTGG taACACCTCACACTCAGTGCCGCCTGAAATTACTGAAGCTAGAGAGAATAAAAGACTATCTTCTCATGGAGGAAGAATTCATTAGAAATCAGGAACAGATGAAACCattagaagaaaagcaagag GAGGAAAGATCAAAAGTGGATGATCTCAGGGGGACCCCCATGTCTGTGGGAACCTTGGAAGAGATCATTGATGATAATCATGCCATTGTGTCCACATCGGTGGGCTCAGAACACTATGTCAGCATCCTATCATTTGTAGATAAGGATCTGCTGGAACCAGGCTGTTCAGTCCTGCTCAACCACAAG GTGCATGCTGTGATAGGGGTGCTAATGGATGACACGGATCCCCTGGTCACAGTGATGAAGGTGGAAAAGGCCCCCCAGGAGACCTACGCAGATATTGGGGGACTGGACAACCAGATCCAGGAAATTAAG GAGTCTGTAGAGCTTCCTCTCACCCACCCTGAGTATTATGAAGAGATGGGGATAAAGCCCCCTAAGGGCGTCATTCTCTATGGTCCTCCAGGAACAG GTAAAACTCTATTGGCCAAAGCAGTAGCGAACCAAACTTCAGCCACTTTCTTGCGAGTGGTCGGCTCAGAGCTTATTCAGAAGTACCTAGGTGATGGGCCCAAACTTGTTCGGGAGCTCTTCCGGGTTGCTGAAGAACACGCACCATCCATTGTGTTCATTGATGAAATCGACGCCATTGGGACCAAAAG ATATGATTCAAACTCTGGAGGTGAGAGAGAAATTCAACGAACAATGTTGGAACTGTTGAACCAGTTGGATGGATTTGATTCGAGGGGAGATGTAAAAGTTATCATGGCCACAAACCGAATAGAAACTTTGGATCCAGCCCTTATCAGACCAG GCCGCATTGACCGGAAGATTGAGTTCCCCCTGCCCGATGAAAAGACCAAGAAGCGTATCTTCCAGATTCACACCAGCAGGATGACACTGGCTGATGACGTAACCTTGGATGACTTGATCATGGCAAAGGATGACCTCTCTGGGGCTGACATCAAG GCAATCTGTACAGAAGCTGGTTTGATGGCCTTGCGGGAACGCAGAATGAAAGTAACAAATGAAGACTTCAAAAAATCTAAAGAGAATGTTCTTTATAAGAAACAAGAAGGCACCCCTGAGGGGCTGTATCTCTAG